One window of the Choristoneura fumiferana chromosome 18, NRCan_CFum_1, whole genome shotgun sequence genome contains the following:
- the LOC141438032 gene encoding myrosinase 1-like, translated as MEFYRYIILVIAAFLCKGYAEILNFSGGSRSNLTFPKDFYFGVSTAAVQIEGAWNLDGKSPSIWDHLVHTNKSFVKDGSNADVAADSYHLYKRDAQMVHELGVDIYRFSISWPRVLPTGLANEVNPLGIQYYTNLIDELIKYNITPMVTIYHWDLPQRLQEIGGWTNAHIVDYYTDYAKILFDNFANKVKYWVTFNEPMQTCLEGYGGTYRAPVLNRHGIAEYLCTHNLLKAHANVYHLYRREYHSLYGGQIGLSLDSNWAEPKTNSERDKEAAELYLKTHVGWYAHPVYSAEGNYPPELIKLVDEKSRVQNYSRSRLPKFSPEEVAFIRGTADFFGLNHYTTYLLSMADGEVGAIPSHENDVGIVRVQDPKWPSRSSSTWLKVVPFGFRRLLKWITTTYNNIPIIVTENGYADFDGVDDYARVSYYSHYLNALLHAIHEDKSNVKGYFAWSLMDNFEWDDGYVSRFGLYLVDFKSPNKTRTAKRSARLYADVAASRRMPANYDPEDFSAFSGAATLTPTLLPLLALYRPLQ; from the exons GTACgcagaaatattaaatttttctgGCGGATCGCGTTCAAACCTCACGTTTCCAAAGGATTTCTACTTTGGCGTGTCGACCGCTGCGGTACAAATTGAAGGCGCATGGAATTTAGACG gtaaatCTCCAAGTATATGGGATCATTTAGTGCACACTAACAAAAGTTTTGTAAAAGACGGATCAAATGCGGACGTGGCAGCTGACTCCTACCACCTCTACAAGCGAGACGCTCAAATGGTTCACGAACTTGGCGTAGATATTTATCGGTTCTCCATATCATGGCCCAGAGTGTTGCCTACTGGTCTAGCGAACGAAGTGAATCCACTGGGCATACAGTATTACACCAATTTAATCGATGAACTCATCAAGTACAACATTACTCCCATGGTGACGATTTATCACTGGGACCTTCCGCAAAGACTCCAGGAAATTGGAGGGTGGACGAACGCGCACATCGTGGACTATTATACCGATTACGCTAAGATTCTTTTCGACAATTTTgccaataaagtaaaatattggGTGACTTTCAATGAGCCAATGCAAACTTGTTTGGAAGGCTATGGAGGCACGTACAGAGCGCCCGTGCTGAACCGTCACGGCATCGCGGAGTACCTGTGCACGCACAACCTTTTGAAAGCACACGCTAACGTGTATCATCTATACAGACGGGAATATCACTCTTTGTATGGAG GTCAAATCGGCTTGTCTCTAGATTCTAATTGGGCGGAACCTAAGACTAATTCTGAGAGAGATAAAGAAGCAGCTGAATTGTATTTGAAGACGCAT GTAGGCTGGTACGCGCATCCCGTTTACTCCGCCGAGGGAAATTATCCTCCAGAATTGATAAAGCTTGTTGACGAAAAAAGTCGTGTTCAAAACTACAGCCGCTCCCGGTTGCCAAAGTTTAGCCCAGAAGAGGTGGCGTTTATTCGTGGCACTGCTGACTTCTTTGGATTGAATCATTACACAACGTATCTTTTAAGTATGGCCGATGGTGAAGTAGGAGCTATACCGTCACATGAAAATGACGTGGGTATCGTCAGAGTTCAAGATCCTAAGTGGCCGTCGCGATCGTCGTCTACTTGGCTCAAG GTGGTGCCTTTTGGTTTCCGGCGACTACTGAAATGGATCACCACGACATATAACAATATACCCATAATAGTGACTGAAAATGGTTACGCTGACTTCGATGGTGTAGACGACTACGCCAGAGTATCTTACTACAGTCACTACCTAAACGCGTTGCTTCACGCTATACACGAAGACAAAAGCAACGTTAAAGGCTACTTCGCTTGGAGTTTAATGGACAATTTCGAGTGGGACGACGGCTAcgt GTCCCGCTTCGGCCTGTACCTGGTCGATTTCAAGAGCCCGAACAAGACGCGCACGGCCAAGCGGTCGGCGCGGCTGTACGCGGACGTGGCGGCGTCGCGCCGAATGCCGGCGAACTACGACCCCGAAGACTTCTCCGCCTTTTCCGGCGCGGCCACCCTCACTCCGACCCTGCTTCCCCTCTTGGCCCTCTACAGGCCACTACAGTAA